The following coding sequences are from one Bufo bufo chromosome 2, aBufBuf1.1, whole genome shotgun sequence window:
- the LOC120991035 gene encoding izumo sperm-egg fusion protein 1-like, which produces MAMEEFNTFIKSQVDDIDSIEAYVNIKRFAKVTEKKVLNYLEDEVGILDKYAISEIASEYKKSVDVIQDIDFKEIQLLHIIGLHFQRLKEKLKVIVQDSNQRRCPNKQGADSCGLMVQTYINCQTCAEEKVVCAGGPPKNQDYLERCSCLCTSNRCFDLKTGRSCSPCKDHKSHLAETVNCGEINIKIPEYEELILDCTFEWYARLEDTYNNVFTLPREHNPKITREPYLVIKGVQMGDSGRYTCTTILDSEVPVSKITYNVAVISESEQATKKYHPRPTLPDVLDITAPEPPLLEELQNNNASLIAISVAGSVTIMLIAGICICMFWRKIKSKEPLEKEPV; this is translated from the exons ATGGCTatggaagaattcaacacctttaTCAAAAGCCAAGTCGATGACATTGACTCAATAGAAGCCTATGTCAACATCAAGCGGTTTGCCAAAGTCACCGAGAAAAAAGTCCTGAACTACCTTGAGGATGAAGTCGGCATACTGG ATAAATATGCTATATCTGAAATTGCGTCTGaatataaaaaatctgtggaCGTCATCCAGGATATAGATTTTAAGG AGATCCAGCTTCTTCACATCATTGGACTCCATTTCCAGCGACTCAAAGAAAAGCTCAAGGTTATCGTCCAGGACTCAAACCAAC GGAGGTGTCCAAATAAACAAG GTGCAGACAGCTGTG GATTAATGGTGCAAACCTACATCAACTGTCAGACCTGCGCCGAGGAGAAGGTTGTCTGCGCCGGGGGCCCTCCAAAAAATCAAG ACTACTTGGAGAGATGCAGCTGCCTGTGCACCTCCAACAGATGTTTCG ATCTGAAAACTGGACGGTCCTGCTCTCCATGTAAAGATCACAAGTCTCACCTGGCAGAGACTGTAAACTGTGGAG AGataaatataaaaatcccagaatATGAAGAACTAATTCTGGACTGTACTTTTGAATGGTACGCAAGGCTGGAGGACACCTATAACAACGTGTTCACCCTG CCTCGTGAACACAATCCCAAAATCACCCGGGAGCCCTATCTTGTGATCAAGGGCGTACAGATGGGGGACTCCGGACGGTACACGTGTACCACCATCCTGGACTCTGAGGTGCCAGTGAGTAAGATCACCTATAACGTGGCAG TTATCAGCGAATCGGAACAGGCGACAAAAAAATACCATCCTCGCCCTACACTTCCTGATGTGCTTGACATCACAGCGCCTGAGCCGCCACTTCTAGAGGAGCTACAGAACAACAATGCTTCCCTCATAGCAATATCTGTGGCCGGCTCCGTCACCATCATGCTGATCGCTGGCATATG cATCTGCATGTTCTGGAGGAAAATTAAATCTAAAGAGCCTCTGGAAAAAGAGCCAGTGTGA